In Cryptococcus deuterogattii R265 chromosome 4, complete sequence, a genomic segment contains:
- a CDS encoding syntaxin 7 — MSFNDLERGQAEPLLRGGAPDQDTAFTALKDSVSIQIFKIQSNVQGIQRLVDKLGGNADGDNLRTSLHNLTEATRDMVKHSTLDVKKLAAYPAGGELATRKPIQTKLSKEFANAITAFQRVQKLSAEKQRLYVENQKRKVNKLVEESEEAYVRPVLYERTWTDKGDRHDEPRGSVELEQVQTQQQVQHVSAQELEFQETLIAEREAEIREIESGIHELNDIFRDLGTMVVEQGGLIDNIESNVISVARDSSSAAEELTTAHEYQRKAGKRMVCLLIILAIVAAVILLAILS, encoded by the exons ATGAGCTTCAACGACTTGGAGAGAGGTCAGGCTGAGCCGCTCCTGAGAGGTGGTGCGCCTG ACCAAGATACTGCATTCACAGCTCTCAAGGACTCTGTTTCTATCCAGATTTTCAAGATTCAATCCAATGTGCAGGGTATCCAGAGATTGGTGGATAAATTAGGTGGGAATGCAGACGGTGATAACCTTCGGACAAGCTT ACATAACTTGACGGAAGCGACTCGGGATATGGTCAAGCACTCGACTTTGGATGTCAAGAAGCTTGCAGCTTACCCCGCTGGAGGAGAACTC GCTACTCGCAAACCAATACAAACCAAGCTTTCAAAAGAGTTCGCAAACGCCATAACCGCCTTTCAACGAGTGCAGAAATTATCCGCAGAGAAACAGAGGCTATATGTAGAGAAccaaaagagaaaggtgaACAAGCTGGTGGaagaaagcgaagaagCGTACGTCCGACCTGTGCTTTACGAAAGGACTTGGACTGACAAAGGAGATAGACATGATGAACCTAGGGGATCCGTAGAATTAGAGCAGGTGCAAACTCAGCAGCAAGTTCAGCA CGTATCCGCGCAAGAGTTAGAGTTCCAAGAGACCTTGATTGCAGAGCGAGAGGCTGAAATACGAGAGATCGAATCGGGTATCCATGAGTTGAACGACATCTTCCGCGATCTCGGCACAATGGTCGTAGAACAGGGTGGTCTTATCG ATAATATTGAAAGCAACGTCATCTCTGTTGCTCGAGACAgttcttctgctgctgaagaACTTACAACGGCCCACGAGTATCAACGAAAGGctgggaaaaggatggtCTGTTTGTTGATCATCCTTGCTATAGTGGCCGCCgtcattcttcttgct ATTTTATCATAA
- a CDS encoding UDP-glucose:glycoprotein glucosyltransferase produces the protein MRANTVALALTASAIAAWASPPVRVSLQTGWAAPPLVLEILETVYDEYPSSYFPLLHLLSSLPVNSTDESILSSTLDLIQAYSLLPSPSSLSTFHFALSLHSTAPRIEAEYNWYNSAVKGQENQLGVEGCEGWVEWRGKGFCDVDGLRRDMELSIEEGTHKIDQKHHSLPFDHTSPSVSSTSSSPRAIFYYVPFASTSNELLGYLDHHASQYPEFTYTVRYQPPLSHEAREPLSLSGWGAEMALKKMDYLVVDDRATENTSFQYESDEMTRDESSIFAHVFGDDPWGDQATPLTPAEIRDIGLKAATLIMSSDDPISALTHLSQDFPKYSAALARQIVVPEDIQSKGRTIAVRGKAKEAIYINGKPFDRDLNAYALLKALRDERQLTVSLTSLGLTPKQSIDLLADPVVGQGQVEDDMGEGLVDASDRIEGGDVIVYWNDIEKDKRYQNWPIHPQGYMRPVYPGQFHTVRRNTFNLIFALDLSRISSLELIVHSISNMIQRGLPIRFGIVPIFEPGQQDDISLQMAKVFWYSVKTFGRRSTRDFLAAIIDAIPRQPNNLAPLVTDDLLRKGYEALSATSEKASLAFDDVLASEDWDHRIEKTGNYLKRLLITKKDAENGGMFMNGRFTPNAPTWPNIVTQEMQSQLSFIQEQVMLDAIPEDISTMFYDLPATSKRRSSLVIPVGDNKLKAFNLVDLFGNEGIEGKLSGEFVYPNGERGTPVTMWIIGDLDSSEGLETVKNGLQHLQTPQCASRLGFIHVPPAPNQSSCPAGQYCFSTVLYQILSQNALSLAKPSDLLELISDVQHSIKTNLEKDGEIKVGNQKVDDCGTTFTLSPEDQRRYYEAKPLHGMTFGGWAAGDIAAASEFWKAGTQIAGKLGIRGGVHLLANGRLVGPITPLTFPLDDYDALEAYEHRKRVKPIIDVLKTMYDDITVFDRPTFANLISKVSSVVTTAYKPLDAEGIFAPTQSTRTRYYEKLDYGAMSFKLGDEDMSLLKVAVVVDPLSEQAQKWSPLIQTLSEMDHLCVSVYLEPEALMEEVKLKRFYRTSIPSKLTFDVDGAAIAPGLTFNNLPSNPIYTLGLDTPPSWIVSPRTSPYDLDNLLLSSISSPVSVTFQLKQLLIEGHARESGNIPPRGLQLQLKTLSGDIAADTQVMANLGYLQFRATPGYYTLSIRPGRGEEVFNLESVGAEGWDSPLVEEVGDGVSLGSFDGKTIYPKFARKEGMEKADVLQESVATPEGLVKQVYSRMKSMIGLSTSVTPIKTEHADINIFTVASGLLYERFASIMILSVMKHTNSSVKFWFIENFLSPTFIAFIPKLAEEYGFQYEFVTYKWPHWLRAQTEKQRIIWAYKILFLDVLFPMSLDKVIFVDADQIVRTDMKELVDVDLHGRVYGYAPMGNSRKEMEGFRFWKSGYWKEALRGRPYHISALYVVDLKKFRQLATGDRLRGQYHALSADPNSLANLDQDLPNSMQDQIPIWTLDQEWLWCQTWCSDESLATAKTIDLCQNPLTKEPKLVRARQIPEWDVYDQEIAAFAARVSDEGEESGALAVSVDDLASEGQVSGVEEKEVETKRGTDGHIEDEL, from the exons ATGAGAGCAAACACAGTAGCTCTAGCCCTCACAGCTTCAGCCATCGCAGCCTGGGCATCTCCACCAGTGCGCGTAAGTCTCCAGACAGGCTGGGCTGCTCCTCCCTTAGTTCTTGAGATTCT CGAAACTGTGTATGATGAATACCCGTCATCCTACTTCCcgctccttcatcttttatcctctcttccgGTAAACTCTACAGATGAGTCCATATTATCTTCCACTCTGGACCTCATTCAAGCCTattcacttcttccttcgccATCATCACTATCTACTTTCCACTTTGCCTTATCCCTACATTCCACAGCACCTAGAATAGAAGCCGAATACAACTGGTACAATAGTGCCGTGAAGGGACAGGAAAATCAATTGGGAGTCGAAGGTTGTGAAGGTTGGGTTGAATGGCGAGGGAAAGGGTTCTGTGATGTCGATGGGCTAAGGCGGGACATGGAGCTGAGTATTGAGGAGGGAACACATAAAAT TGATCAGAAACATCATTCGCTTCCATTCGATCACACTTCTCCGTCGgtttcttccacttcatcctctcctcgagCCATATTCTACTATGTTCCATTTGCTTCTACTTCCAATGAACTTCTTGGATATTTGGATCACCATGCCTCTCAATACCCAGAATTCACCTATACCGTCCGTTACCAGCCACCATTGTCACATGAGGCTAGAGAACCTCTGTCTCTCTCAGGATGGGGCGCGGAGATGGCCCTTAAGAAGATGGATTATCTCGTTGTCGATGATCGCGCTACTGAGAATACCAGTTTCCAATATGAAAGCGATGAAATGACTCGGGATGAAAGTAGCATATTTGCTCACGTATTTGGGGATGACCCATGGGGTGATCAAGCAACGCCTCTGACACCTGCAGAGATTAGAG ACATTGGTCTCAAGGCTGCTACTCTTATCATGTCTTCGGATGATCCAATTTCTGCCCTTACCCACCTTTCGCAAGATTTCCCCAAGTATTCGGCTGCCCTTGCTCGTCAAATTGTGGTACCAGAGGATATTCAATCCAAGGGCAGAACTATTGCTGTCAGaggaaaggcaaaggaagcTATCTATATCAATGGCAAGCCATTTGACAGAGATTTGAATGCGTATGC TCTTCTGAAAGCCCTTCGTGATGAGCGCCAGCTCACGGTTTCCCTCACTTCCTTGGGTCTTACCCCTAAGCAATCCATTGACTTATTGGCGGATCCGGTGGTCGGCCAGGGCCaggttgaagatgacatgGGAGAAGGCTTGGTAGATGCGAGTGATAGAATCGAGGGTGGCGATGTCATTGTTTACTGGAATGACATTgagaaagacaaaaggtATCAAAATTGGCCTATCCATCCTCAAGGG TACATGCGCCCTGTATATCCTGGCCAGTTCCATACCGTCAGGCGGAATACattcaatctcattttCGCGCTGGACCTCTCTCGAATCTCGTCCCTTGAGCTTATTGTCCATTCCATTTCTAACATGATTCAGAGAGGTTTGCCTATAAGATTTGGTATAGTACCCATATTTGAGCCTGGTCAGCAGGATGACATCT CTCTTCAGATGGCCAAAGTCTTCTGGTACTCTGTCAAGACCTTTGGAAGGCGTTCTACCCGGGACTTCCTTGCTGCT ATTATCGATGCAATCCCCCGCCAACCCAACAACCTTGCTCCTCTGGTAACCGATGATCTTCTCCGTAAAGGGTATGAAGCTCTTTCTGCTACTTCCGAAAAGGCATCTCTCGCATTTGATGATGTTTTGGCCTCTGAAGATTGGGATCACCGCATTGAGAAAACTGGGAATTATTTAAAGCGATTGTTAATCACCAAAAAAGACGCAGAGAACGGTGGTATGTTCATGAACGGGAGGTTCACACCTAATGCGCCAACTTGGCCCAATATCGTCACCCAGGAGATGCAGTCACAGCTCTCATTCATCCAGGAACAG GTCATGTTGGACGCAATTCCCGAAGACATCTCAACCATGTTCTATGATTTGCCAGCTACTTCTaagagaaggagcagcCTTGTCATTCCAGTTGGTGACAACAAGCTCAAAGCCTTCAATTTGGTCGACCTCTTTGGTAATGAAGGGATAGAAGGCAAGTTGAGTGGAGAGTTTGTCTACCCCA atggagaaagaggaacaCCGGTCACTATGTGGATTATAGGCGACCTTGACTCTTCTGAAGGTTTGGAGACCGTCAAGAACGGCCTACAGCATCTCCAGACCCCCCAGTGCGCTTCCAGACTCGGCTTCATTCACGTACCTCCTGCACCTAACCAGTCTTCTTGTCCTGCGGGCCAGTATTGCTTCTCAACTGTGCTTTACCAGATTCTTTCCCAAAACGCACTCTCTTTGGCCAAACCTTCTGATCTACTGGAACTTATCTCAGATGTCCAACATTCTATCAAGACAAATTTGGAAAAAGATGGCGAGATTAAGGTTGGTAACCAAAAGGTGGATGACTGTGGAACAACATTCACACTGTCTCCCGAGGATCAGCGGAGGTACTACGAAGCCAAGCCCTTGCATGGTATGACATTTGGCGGTTGGGCTGCTGGAGATATAGCTGCAGCTAGCGAGTTCTGGAAGGCTGGGACTCAAATCGCTGGAAAGCTTGGCATCAGAGGCGGTGTTCACCTGCTTGCTAATGGTCGA CTTGTCGGCCCCATCACTCCACTCACGTTCCCGCTTGACGATTACGATGCTTTGGAGGCGTACGAGCACAGGAAACGTGTCAAGCCTATCATCGATGTTCTTAAGACGATGTACGACGATATTACTGTCTTCGACAG ACCGACGTTCGCCAACCTTATCTCCAAAGTCTCTTCTGTAGTCACTACGGCATATAAGCCTCTTGATGCAGAGGGAATCTTTGCACCTACCCAATCGACTAGAACAAGATACTACGAGAAGCTCGACTATGGAGCCAT GTCATTTAAGCTCGGGGATGAGGACATGTCCTTACTGAAGGTAGCAGTTGTCGTGGACCCATTGTCTGAGCAAGCCCAAAAGTGGTCGCCTCTCATCCAA ACTTTGTCTGAAATGGACCACCTCTGTGTGTCTGTATACCTTGAGCCAGAGGCGCTAATGGAGGAGGtcaagttgaagaggttCTATCGTACTTCTATACCTTCCAAGTTGACCTTTGATGTCGATGG TGCTGCCATTGCTCCTGGTCTAACATTCAAcaaccttccttccaaccCTATCTATACTCTTGGTCTCGACACTCCACCATCATGGATTGTCTCGCCCAGGACCTCGCCATATGATTTGGACAACCTTCTCCTatcctccatctcgtcGCCTGTCTCTGTCACCTTCCAGCTCAAGCAACTTTTGATCGAGGGCCACGCTCGAGAATCAGGCAACATTCCTCCTCGCGGTCTTCAGCTACAGCTCAAAACCCTTAGCGGAGATATCGCTGCCGATACGCAAGTGATGGCTAACCTCGGTTACTTACAATTCCGCGCCACCCCCGGTTACTACACCTTGTCCATCAGACCGGgtagaggagaagaagtctTCAACCTTGAGAGCGTCGGTGCCGAGGGTTGGGATAGCCCTTTGGTTGAGGAAGTCGGAGACGGCGTCAGCCTGGGAAGCTTTGATGGGAAGACGATATACCCAAAGTTCgcaagaaaagaaggtatggagaaggcggatgTCCTCCAAGAGTCGGTTGCTACTCCAGAAGGATTGGTGAAGCAGGTCTATTCAAG GATGAAGTCTATGATTGGACTGTCGACAAGCGTCACGCCCATTAAGACTGAGCATGCCGATATTAATATTTTCACGGTTGCTTCTGGTCTTTTGTACGAGCGTTTTGCGTCAATCATGATACTTAGTGTCATGAAACACACCAACAGCTCTGTCAAATTCTGGTTTATT GAGAACTTCCTCTCCCCAACCTTTATT GCGTTCATTCCTAAGCTTGCCGAGGAATATGGCTTTCAGTATGAGTTTGTGACTTACAAGTGGCCGCATTGGCTGCGAGCTCAGACAGAAAAGCAACGTATCATTTGGGC ATATAaaatccttttcctcgatGTTCTTTTCCCTATGTCTCTTGACAAAGTTATCTTTGTTGATGCCGACCAGATTGTTCGCACTGACATGAAGGAGCTGGTGGATGTCGATTTGCATGGAAGGGTTTACGGCTATGCGCCTATGGGTAACAGCcgaaaggagatggaaggttTCAGATTCTGGAAGAGCGGGTATTGGAAAGAAGCGCTGCGAGGAAGACCGTACCATATCAG TGCTTTGTACGTTGTTGATCTCAAAAAGTTCAGGCAACTCGCTACGGGA GATCGACTTCGAGGGCAATACCATGCGCTTTCAGCCGATCCTAATTCACTTGCCAACTTGGACCAAGATCTTCCGAACTCGATGCAGGATCAAATCCCTATATGGACGTTGGATCAAGAGTGGTTGTGGTGTCAGACTTGGTGCAGCGATGAAAGCTTGGCTACGGCAAAGACCA TCGACCTTTGTCAAAATCCTCTTACT AAGGAGCCCAAGCTTGTTCGTGCTCGACAGATTCCAGAGTGGGACGTCTACGATCAAGAGATTGCTGCGTTCGCTGCTCGGGTGTCagatgagggtgaagaaAGCGGGGCTTTGGCTGTCAGCGTGGACGATTTGGCATCAGAAGGCCAAGTTTCTGGGgtcgaggagaaagaagtggAGACAAAGCGTGGGACTGACGGACAtattgaggatgagttgTGA
- a CDS encoding phosphoribosylformimino-5-aminoimidazole carboxamide ribotide isomerase, with protein MSKRHSQFRPCIDLHQGVVKQIVGGTLDLTSQSSAGPTENFVATHPPSYFADLYKTNNLIGGHIIKLGPGNDEAAKEAVSTWKDCMQVGGGITEANAQEWLNNGASKVIVTSYLFPNGKFDEDRLKRLANQVGKDNLVVDISCRKRESGWVVAMNGWKTLTDMVVTQESIQLVEQYCSELLIHAADVEGLCQGIDEELVTRLGEWVSIPCTYAGGAKDISDLALVDRLSNGKVDLTFGSSLDIFGGKGVKFTDLVKVDKEAKEQSV; from the exons ATGTCCAAAAGACACTCCCAGTTCCGGCCTTGTATCGATCTTCATCAAGGCGTCGTCAAACAAATTGTGGGCGGCACCCTTGATCTCACGTCTCAGTCAAGTGCTGGACCCACCGAGAACTTCGTTGCTAC ccaccctccttcttactTTGCTGACCTGTACAAGACTAACAATCTCATCGGGGGACATATAATCAAGCTTGGTCCTGGAAACGACGAAGCTGCGAAAGAAGCAGTCAGCACTTGGAAAGATTGTATGCAAGTCGGTGGTGGGATAACAGAAGCCAATGCCCAGGAATGGCTAAATAATGGTGCCTCCAAG GTGATTGTGACGAGTTACTTGTTCCCCAACGGCAAGTTCGATGAGGATAGATTAAAACGACTGGCAAACCAAGTAGGCAAGGATAAccttgttgttgacatcaG CTGTCGTAAACGAGAAAGCGGCTGGGTTGTAGCTATGAACGGGTGGAAGACTCTTACAGATATGGTTGTCACTCAGG AGAGTATACAGCTCGTCGAACAATATTGCTCTGAACTACTCATCCATGCTGCCGACGTTGAAGGATTATGTCAAGGCATCGACGAGGAACTTGTCACTA GGCTTGGCGAGTGGGTAAGCATCCCCTGCACCTACGCTGGTGGTGCCAAGGATATCTCGGACCTTGCCCTTGTTGACCGATTATCAAATGGCAAAGTTGATCTTACTTTTGGCTCATCACTCGATATCTTTGGAGGCAAGGGTGTCAAGTTTACAGATTTGGTCAAGGTTGACAAGGAGGCGAAGGAGCAGTCAGTCTAG
- a CDS encoding NET1-associated nuclear protein 1 (U3 small nucleolar RNA-associated protein 17), translated as MAENSQIKPRPERHRHKNRKATEGDVSSSRSKGKERAIDVNGDVTPVDVAKAGKKRRKRQAPSGLPSLPVDGSIEQQGECSTSRGPRRREDGEHWDSIPIAQNEVTRVPPVWSKDGRFYFSVVHTSIHVHSSTSSNFSRLSTLSSTHPKGHSKSITSLHLSPINPFQIVTSSLDGTVKIWDWVAGRLIRTIDFHEPQSKVDHVAFGQVVGKWWLFAAVTHIKQSSSGQKLAHRLLRIPLGANSIPILLGKLSNRPVSLIMSPRSTYLVALAANKAYTYRMPAPPFKSSDPWEDRPTCVKFVSDQPFTCGAFCPEKTPASATEEEWFATGDQKGVIRLWHGLTQAFRQVDAAASLALGGVVDSTQNPETEKRLPTTSLHWHAHAVSAIAFTPSGSQLLSVGEESVLVQWHLASGRREYIPRLGGRPIVSLTVRKATAAGEEEWWMALADGSVVRVGASSNRVASVGQGIRLDPLRPSSPDTPYPLSVHPSTGSLVVPSSHPSTIQFIDPIASTVLFDLEVVPSNRVSRREEKELEPVKVEKIAFSEEHDGKSVWMATMEGREGDEGEGGGMVKNLKMWKWMDDRYLVNTQFPRPHGTSSISSVTFSPVLSATGTSSKSVSTPNPYLLTTSNDGVAKIWQVRQSKRSEQGKVTAKKPTIMELYWSCRSTFNYRNLPIRASAFSSDVSILALSHGSVVTLWDVNSNILLKVLDSGLTTDVMSIGFVGKEGRWLIGGGEGKGVALWDLLSCEVAWSSPSLVVNSLITSSTSAYFITASNVSSGTTLRVFTPDSSAPLRTISIDTKVTQMVSLSQSSTSDSSSSLHLIGITSTGEIYRFGDIAAAVAPESAKSVRQAQAKEGLSIWQEMFGKGAFLEEPEAEEPVTATASALQQRVSDKSGRPADIFEGPSHTMPPTSLLFDAFMDELLHGNTAMKEGENVKEVTKDEAVVYEMEVDESGDNAEDSTAGEIKGRVVEDEEIKELETFFKGLLSSVPRAPATPASRKPETLRNGLPSHLMNHTPARSVSTPLQNRKANGDAPRGRASLLAVGNQADESDIGTPGSLTASGNKKGKKRKAPREE; from the exons ATGGCTGAAAACTCTCAAATAAAGCCTCGTCCGGAAAGGCATAGGCATAAGAACAGGAAAGCCACCGAGGGCGatgtctcttcatcccGTTCAAAGGGTAAGGAGCGTGCCATCGACGTCAACGGGGACGTGACCCCTGTTGACGTAGCAAAGGCTggtaagaagagaagaaagaggcagGCACCCAGCGGATTGCCGTCTTTGCCTGTAGATGGCTCGATCGAGCAACAAGGGGAGTGCTCAACTTCTCGAGGGCCTCGgcgaagagaggatggtgaacACTGGGACTCTATACCGATCGCCCAAAATGAGGTCACTCGTGTCCCACCAGTCTGGTCTAAAGACGGCAG GTTCTATTTTTCTGTGGTTCACACCTCCATCCACGTCCactcttccacctcatcaAACTTTTCGCGCCTCTCAACTCTCTCCTCAACCCATCCGAAGGGTCACTCTAAATCCATAACCTCCCTTCATTTGTCTCCCATAAATCCCTTCCAGATTGTAACCTCTTCATTGGATGGTACTGTCAAAATTTGGGATTGGGTGGCTGGCAGGTTAATCAGAACTATTGATTTCCATGAACCACAGTCCAAAGTAGACCATGTGGCCTTTGGCCAGGTTGTTGGAAAATGGTGGCTTTTTGCTGCTGTAACCCATATCAAACAATCATCTT CAGGACAGAAGTTGGCTCATAGACTGCTGAGGATTCCGCTCGGCGccaattccattcccattcttcttgggaAATTGTCTAACCGCCCTGTATCTCTCATTATGTCTCCTCGATCTACCTATCTCGTTGCTCTTGCTGCGAACAAGGCCTATACCTATCGTATGCCAGCTCCCCCTTTCAAATCCTCTGATCCATGGGAGGATCGCCCGACTTGTGTCAAGTTTGTGTCTGACCAGCCTTTTACTTGTGGTGCATTCTGCCCAGAGAAAACTCCGGCGTCTGCgacggaggaagaatggTTCGCTACGGGTGATCAAAAGGGTGTCATCAGGCTCTGGCACGGTCTAACTCAGGCTTTCCGACAAGTCGACGCAGCTGCTTCACTGGCTTTGGGGGGTGTTGTTGACTCTACTCAAAACCCTGAAACTGAAAAGCGATTGCCTACCACGTCACTCCATTGGCACGCGCATGCTGTATCTGCCATCGCATTTACACCTTCTGGATCACAGCTTCTTTCCGTTGGTGAAGAATCCGTGCTCGTTCAGTGGCATCTTGCCTCGGGCAGAAGGGAGTATATCCCTCGGCTGGGTGGACGTCCAATTGTCAGCCTTACTGTTAGAAAGGCTACCGCCgctggggaagaggaatggtGGATGGCCCTCGCCGATGGTTCTGTTGTGCGAGTAGGAGCCTCTTCGAACCGAGTTGCCAGCGTTGGTCAGGGTATTCGCCTGGACCCTTTACGCCCGTCTTCCCCTGATACTCCTTATCCTCTCTCCGTTCACCCTTCCACCGGCTCTCTTGTTGttccctcctctcatccttctaCCATTCAGTTCATTGACCCTATCGCGTCCACCGTGCTTTTCGACCTGGAGGTTGTGCCCTCTAATAGGGTgagcagaagagaggaaaaggagcttGAGCCTGTTAaggtcgagaagattgCTTTTTCAGAGGAACATGATGGCAAGTCGGTGTGGATGGCTACGATGGAAGGTCgagaaggtgatgaaggtgaaggtggCGGTATGGTCAAAAActtgaagatgtggaagtggatggaTGACAG ATACCTTGTAAACACTCAGttccctcgtcctcatGGTACATCAAGTATTAGCTCTGTCACCTTTTCGCCTGTGCTTTCTGCGACGGGTACCTCCTCAAAATCCGTTTCTACACCCAATCCATATCTTCTGACTACCTCAAATGATGGTGTTGCCAAGATCTGGCAGGTCCGACAGTCGAAGAGGAGCGAACAAG GCAAAGTTACTGCCAAGAAACCTACCATCATGGAAC TTTATTGGTCATGTCGCTCGACCTTTAATTACCGCAACCTTCCTATCCGAGCATCCGCTTTCTCATCTGATGTTTCCATTCTTGCCCTTTCACACGGTTCTGTCGTGACTCTCTGGGACGTCAACAGCAACATTCTGCTCAAGGTCCTTGACAGTGGGCTTACCACGGATGTAATGAGCATCGGATTCGTTGGCAAAGAAGGCAGGTGGCTGAtaggaggtggagaagggaaaggtGTAGCACTGTGGGACCTTCTCTCTTGTGAAGTTGCTTGGTCGTCCCCTAGCCTCGTCGTCAATAGCCTTATCACTTCTTCTACCTCCGCGTATTTCATCACCGCCTCCAACGTATCTTCAGGTACTACGCTTCGAGTATTCACCCCCGATTCCTCTGCGCCCCTCCGAACTATCTCTATCGACACCAAAGTCACTCAGATGGTCTCCTTGTCCCAGTCATCTACATCGgactcatcttcctctttacACCTCATCGGTATTACATCGACGGGCGAGATCTACCGCTTTGGTGATATCGCGGCAGCTGTTGCGCCAGAGTCAGCGAAGAGTGTCCGCCAAGCGCAAGCCAAGGAGGGTCTTTCCATTTGGCAGGAGATGTTTGGCAAGGGTGCTTTCCTCGAGGAGCCCGAAGCTGAGGAACCCGTTACTGCCACTGCTTCTGCTCTACAGCAACGTGTATCTGACAAGTCTGGTCGACCCGCCGACATCTTTGAAGGTCCTAGTCATACGATGCCCCCCACTAGCTTGTTGTTTGACGCGTTCATGGATGAGTTATTGCATGGTAACACAGCTATGAAAGAGGGCGAAAACGTGAAGGAAGTCACAAAGGATGAGGCCGTGGTTTATGAAATGGAGGTTGACGAGTCTGGTGACAATGCCGAAGATTCGACTGCCGGCGAAATCAAAGGCAGggttgttgaagatgaagaaatcAAGGAACTCGAAACTTTCTTCAAGGGCTTGTTATCTTCTG TCCCCCGAGCACCCGCTACACCTGCTAGTCGAAAGCCTGAGACTCTTCGCAATGGTTTGCCTTCTCACCTCATGAACCATACTCCTGCCCGGTCAGTGTCGACTCCGCTCCAGAACCGAAAGGCGAACGGTGACGCACCTCGTGGTCGAGCGTCGTTGTTAGCTGTTGGGAATCAGGCAGACGAGTCGGACATTGGTACCCCAGGAAGTCTCACCGCATCTGGGAACAAGAAGGGTAAAAAGCGAAAGGCCCCGAGAGAAGAGTAG